A single region of the Enterococcus mundtii genome encodes:
- the ftsX gene encoding permease-like cell division protein FtsX, with amino-acid sequence MIRTFFRHLLESIKSLKRNGWMTIASISAVTITLTLVGVFMAIIMNATKLAEDIEGNVDVSVFVDIGTNEKDMKTLEKELNELEHVNKVEFSSKDQELKKIQDQMGDSWSLFEGDGNPLYDVYVVTTTQPSYTKEVSEEAAKLKNVFRSDYGGTSSDRIFDIAAAVRTWGLAAAALLLFVAMFLISNTIRITIISRQREIQIMRLVGAKNGYIRWPFFLEGGWIGLIGAIIPVLIFTFGYQEIYKLLNPTLLRSNYSLIQPQDIVWKIDALMAGIGVIIGSLGSIISMRRFLKF; translated from the coding sequence ATGATTAGAACCTTTTTCCGTCATTTATTAGAAAGTATCAAAAGTTTAAAACGAAACGGTTGGATGACCATCGCATCAATCAGTGCGGTGACGATCACACTGACTTTGGTTGGTGTATTTATGGCAATCATCATGAATGCGACTAAATTAGCCGAAGACATCGAAGGTAACGTAGATGTTTCTGTGTTCGTTGATATCGGGACGAATGAGAAAGATATGAAAACACTCGAAAAAGAATTGAATGAACTTGAACACGTCAACAAAGTTGAATTTTCAAGTAAAGACCAAGAATTAAAGAAAATCCAGGATCAAATGGGTGATTCTTGGAGTTTGTTTGAGGGAGACGGCAATCCGTTATACGATGTATACGTTGTAACAACGACACAACCTTCTTATACTAAAGAAGTTTCTGAAGAAGCCGCGAAGTTGAAAAATGTTTTCCGTTCGGATTATGGTGGCACTTCGTCTGACCGAATCTTTGATATTGCTGCGGCAGTACGTACATGGGGATTAGCAGCAGCTGCCTTGCTATTATTTGTCGCGATGTTCTTGATCTCAAATACGATTCGTATCACGATCATTTCACGTCAAAGAGAGATCCAGATCATGCGTTTAGTTGGTGCCAAGAATGGCTATATCCGTTGGCCTTTCTTCCTTGAAGGAGGTTGGATCGGCTTGATTGGAGCCATTATTCCTGTATTGATTTTCACATTTGGGTATCAGGAAATCTACAAATTGCTCAACCCAACCTTGTTGCGTTCAAATTACTCATTGATACAGCCACAGGATATCGTTTGGAAAATCGACGCATTGATGGCCGGTATTGGTGTCATTATTGGTTCATTAGGTTCGATTATTTCAATGAGAAGATTCTTGAAATTTTAG
- the ftsE gene encoding cell division ATP-binding protein FtsE, which translates to MIEMKDVMKKYSNGTTAIRNLSIVIDQGEFVYVVGPSGAGKSTFIKLMYREEKATKGTLNVAGHDLINIKDREVPYLRREIGVVFQDYKLLPRKTVYENVAYAMQVIGRKPRDIKKRVMEVLDLVGLKHKVRVFPSELSGGEQQRVSIARAIVNTPKVLIADEPTGNLDPENSWEIMKLLDRINAQGTTVVMATHNSTIVNTIRHRVIAIENGRIIRDQAEGEYGYDD; encoded by the coding sequence ATGATTGAAATGAAGGATGTAATGAAGAAGTACTCAAATGGTACCACAGCTATCCGAAATCTCTCGATCGTCATTGACCAAGGAGAGTTTGTTTATGTAGTAGGACCATCTGGTGCTGGTAAATCTACATTCATCAAATTGATGTACCGAGAAGAAAAAGCAACGAAAGGAACATTGAACGTTGCTGGCCATGATCTGATAAATATCAAAGATCGTGAAGTACCTTATTTACGTAGAGAAATCGGAGTAGTTTTCCAAGACTATAAATTGTTGCCTCGAAAAACAGTATATGAAAATGTCGCATATGCGATGCAAGTCATCGGTAGAAAACCTCGTGACATAAAAAAACGTGTCATGGAAGTTTTAGACTTAGTCGGCTTGAAACATAAAGTACGTGTTTTCCCAAGTGAATTATCAGGTGGGGAACAACAGCGTGTTTCGATTGCTCGAGCAATCGTGAATACACCAAAAGTATTGATTGCAGATGAACCGACAGGAAACTTAGACCCGGAAAACTCATGGGAAATCATGAAGTTATTGGATCGGATCAATGCGCAAGGAACGACTGTTGTTATGGCTACACATAACAGTACGATCGTTAATACAATTCGTCACCGCGTAATCGCCATTGAAAATGGCCGGATTATTCGTGACCAAGCGGAAGGGGAATATGGATACGATGATTAG
- the prfB gene encoding peptide chain release factor 2 (programmed frameshift): MEISEIRNLLTEMQEKVTSFRGSLDLDQLEEDIAEAEAKMAEPGFWDDSEAAQKVINENNANKETYDQFNELAQELEELELMVEMLQEEPDAQMQEEAQERISALAEKMTTYELAMLLDGPYDRNNAIVELHPGAGGTESQDWGSMLLRMYTRWSEQHNYQVEMLDYQAGDEAGIKSVTLLIKGHNAYGYLKSEKGVHRLVRISPFDSAKRRHTSFCSVDVMPELDDMIDIEVNPDDLKIDTYRASGAGGQHINKTESAVRITHLPTGTVVASQAQRSQLKNREQAMGMLKAKLYQLEVEKKEQEAAALRGEQMEIGWGSQIRSYVFHPYSMVKDHRTNVETGNVQAVMDGELDPFIDGYLKMHI, translated from the exons ATGGAAATTTCTGAAATTCGAAACCTCCTAACCGAAATGCAAGAGAAAGTCACAAGTTTTAGGGGGTCTCTT GACTTAGATCAGCTGGAAGAAGATATTGCTGAAGCAGAAGCAAAAATGGCTGAACCAGGTTTTTGGGATGATAGTGAAGCTGCACAAAAAGTGATCAATGAAAATAATGCAAACAAAGAAACCTATGATCAGTTCAATGAACTCGCACAAGAGCTAGAAGAACTAGAATTGATGGTGGAAATGTTACAAGAAGAGCCAGATGCACAAATGCAAGAAGAAGCACAAGAGCGAATCAGTGCGTTAGCTGAAAAAATGACGACTTACGAATTAGCCATGTTACTAGACGGACCTTATGACCGCAATAACGCCATCGTCGAGCTGCATCCAGGTGCTGGGGGAACAGAATCTCAAGACTGGGGAAGTATGTTGTTACGAATGTACACCCGTTGGTCAGAGCAACACAACTACCAAGTGGAAATGTTAGATTACCAGGCTGGTGATGAAGCTGGAATCAAAAGTGTGACATTATTGATCAAAGGGCATAATGCTTATGGTTATCTGAAATCAGAAAAAGGCGTTCACCGTCTTGTTCGGATCTCGCCATTTGATTCGGCGAAACGCCGACATACGTCATTTTGTTCGGTCGATGTCATGCCAGAATTAGATGACATGATCGACATCGAGGTCAATCCTGATGATTTGAAGATCGACACTTACCGAGCAAGTGGAGCGGGTGGACAGCATATCAACAAAACAGAATCTGCTGTACGGATCACACATTTGCCAACAGGAACGGTCGTTGCCAGTCAGGCACAACGCTCACAATTAAAAAACCGTGAACAAGCGATGGGGATGCTGAAAGCGAAACTTTATCAATTGGAAGTTGAAAAGAAAGAACAAGAAGCAGCTGCATTACGTGGGGAACAAATGGAAATCGGCTGGGGCTCACAGATCCGTTCTTATGTTTTCCATCCGTATTCGATGGTCAAAGATCATCGGACCAATGTGGAAACTGGAAATGTCCAAGCGGTGATGGATGGCGAGTTAGACCCATTCATCGATGGCTATTTAAAAATGCATATATAG
- the secA gene encoding preprotein translocase subunit SecA: protein MANFIRSIIENDKKELKRLESIVKKIEAHADDMAALTDEQLQAKTTEFKERYKKGETLDQLLPEAFAVVREAAKRVLGLYPYPVQLMGGIVLHDGNIPEMRTGEGKTLTATMPVYLNALTGEGVHVVTVNEYLSTRDSNEMGELYNFLGLTVGLNINSKSADEKREAYNCDITYSTNNELGFDYLRDNMVVYRHQMVQRPLNYAIVDEVDSILIDEARTPLIISGQAEKSTALYTRADNFVKRLKEEEDYKIDVQSKTISLTEAGIEKAEETFGLDNLYDIENSALTHHIDQSLRANYIMILDIDYVVQDGKVMIVDQFTGRIMDGRRYSDGLHQAIEAKEGVEIEDETKTMASITFQNYFRMYKKLSGMTGTAKTEEEEFREIYNIQVIQIPTNRPVIRDDRPDLLYPTLTSKFNAVVQDIKDRYRKGQPVLVGTVAVETSELLSDLLNRERVPHEVLNAKNHFKEAEIIMNAGQKGAVTIATNMAGRGTDIKLGLGVRELGGLAVIGTERHESRRIDNQLRGRAGRQGDPGMSQFYLSLEDDLMKRFGSERIKAFLERMKIGEEDAVIQSKMLSKQVESAQKRVEGNNYDTRKNVLQYDDVMREQREVIYKQRQDVIMEETSLSEPLMNMVKRTISRVVDAHTQLEKENWNLEGIVDFAGSTLVHEDSISLADLEGKTPQQIKEFLNEKAQEIFNTKASQLNGPEQLLEFEKVVILRVVDSKWTDHIDAMDQLRQSIGLRAYGQNNPLVEYQTEGYKMFEDMIGAIEYEVTRIFMKAEIRQNVQREQVSQGQPVQPTEGGAKENSRLNVKSQPVSVNKVGRNDPCPCGSGKKFKNCHGKNEM from the coding sequence ATGGCCAATTTTATTCGTTCGATTATCGAAAATGATAAGAAAGAACTAAAACGTTTAGAAAGTATTGTAAAAAAAATCGAAGCTCATGCTGATGATATGGCAGCATTAACAGATGAACAATTACAAGCAAAGACAACCGAATTTAAGGAAAGATATAAAAAAGGGGAAACATTAGATCAACTTTTACCAGAAGCTTTCGCAGTCGTTCGTGAAGCAGCAAAACGCGTATTAGGATTGTACCCTTACCCTGTGCAGTTGATGGGGGGGATCGTACTTCATGATGGAAATATTCCAGAGATGCGTACCGGTGAAGGGAAAACCTTGACTGCTACGATGCCTGTTTATTTAAATGCTTTGACGGGAGAAGGCGTTCACGTAGTTACTGTCAATGAATACTTGTCTACCCGTGACTCCAATGAGATGGGTGAGTTATACAACTTCTTAGGTTTGACAGTTGGTTTGAATATCAATTCAAAATCAGCAGATGAAAAACGTGAAGCCTACAATTGTGATATTACGTATAGTACAAACAACGAGCTAGGGTTTGACTATTTGAGAGACAACATGGTCGTTTATCGTCATCAAATGGTACAACGTCCATTGAACTATGCAATCGTCGATGAAGTCGATTCGATCTTGATCGATGAAGCAAGAACGCCATTGATCATTTCTGGACAAGCAGAAAAGTCAACTGCGTTATATACGCGTGCTGATAACTTTGTCAAACGATTGAAAGAAGAAGAAGATTATAAAATCGATGTTCAATCAAAAACGATCAGCTTGACTGAAGCGGGAATTGAAAAAGCCGAAGAAACTTTTGGTTTAGATAACTTATATGATATCGAAAATTCTGCTTTAACGCATCATATCGATCAATCATTACGCGCAAACTATATCATGATTTTAGATATCGACTATGTGGTCCAAGATGGAAAAGTAATGATCGTTGACCAATTTACTGGTCGTATCATGGATGGACGCCGTTATTCTGATGGCTTGCACCAAGCGATTGAAGCCAAAGAAGGCGTGGAGATCGAAGATGAAACAAAAACGATGGCATCGATCACATTCCAAAACTATTTCCGTATGTATAAGAAATTATCTGGTATGACAGGGACAGCGAAGACAGAAGAAGAAGAGTTTAGAGAAATCTACAACATCCAAGTCATTCAAATCCCTACAAATCGTCCGGTCATTCGTGATGATCGTCCAGATTTGTTATATCCGACATTGACAAGCAAGTTCAATGCAGTCGTTCAAGATATCAAAGATCGTTACCGTAAAGGACAACCTGTTCTTGTAGGTACTGTCGCTGTTGAAACGTCTGAATTGCTTTCTGATTTATTGAACCGAGAACGCGTACCTCATGAAGTACTAAATGCCAAAAACCACTTTAAAGAAGCCGAGATCATCATGAATGCTGGTCAAAAAGGAGCAGTTACGATTGCAACGAACATGGCTGGTCGTGGTACGGATATCAAGTTAGGTCTAGGTGTTCGTGAGTTGGGTGGATTAGCCGTTATTGGTACAGAACGTCACGAATCAAGACGTATCGATAACCAGTTACGTGGACGTGCCGGTCGTCAAGGAGATCCAGGGATGTCACAATTCTACTTGTCTCTTGAAGATGACTTGATGAAACGATTCGGTTCAGAACGAATCAAAGCTTTCTTGGAACGCATGAAGATCGGTGAAGAAGATGCAGTGATCCAAAGTAAGATGTTGTCGAAACAAGTTGAATCTGCGCAAAAACGTGTAGAAGGAAACAACTACGACACACGTAAAAACGTTCTTCAATACGATGACGTGATGCGTGAACAACGTGAAGTCATCTATAAACAACGTCAAGACGTCATCATGGAAGAAACAAGTCTATCTGAACCATTGATGAATATGGTCAAACGAACGATCAGTCGAGTAGTAGATGCACATACTCAACTTGAAAAGGAAAACTGGAACCTTGAAGGGATCGTTGACTTTGCTGGTAGTACACTTGTTCATGAAGACAGTATTTCATTGGCTGATCTAGAAGGCAAGACACCGCAACAAATCAAAGAATTCTTAAATGAAAAAGCACAAGAAATCTTTAATACGAAAGCTTCACAACTAAATGGACCTGAGCAATTACTTGAGTTTGAAAAAGTCGTGATCTTACGTGTTGTCGATTCAAAATGGACAGACCACATCGATGCAATGGATCAATTACGTCAATCAATCGGACTACGTGCTTACGGACAAAACAATCCACTTGTCGAATATCAAACAGAAGGCTACAAAATGTTTGAAGACATGATTGGTGCAATCGAATACGAAGTAACACGTATCTTTATGAAAGCAGAGATCCGTCAAAACGTCCAACGTGAACAAGTGTCTCAAGGACAGCCTGTTCAACCAACAGAAGGCGGCGCGAAAGAAAACAGTCGATTGAATGTGAAATCACAGCCTGTCAGTGTCAATAAAGTTGGTCGTAATGACCCTTGTCCATGTGGCAGTGGTAAAAAATTCAAAAATTGTCACGGCAAGAATGAAATGTAA
- the hpf gene encoding ribosome hibernation-promoting factor, HPF/YfiA family — protein MFRYNVRGENIEVTEAIRDYVEKKVGKLERYFSDAPDATAHVNLKVYTEKTAKVEVTIPLPYLVLRAEETSPDLYASIDLVVDKLERQIRKFKTKINRKSRETGLNTANAAVMFNNEDEEENESELDIVRTKRLSLKPMDSEEAVLQMNMLGHNFFIFEDAETNGTSIVYRRKDGKYGLIETD, from the coding sequence ATGTTTAGATATAATGTACGCGGCGAAAATATCGAAGTAACTGAAGCGATTCGTGACTACGTAGAGAAAAAAGTAGGAAAATTAGAACGTTATTTCAGCGATGCTCCCGATGCTACGGCGCATGTGAATTTAAAAGTTTATACTGAAAAAACAGCAAAAGTGGAAGTTACGATTCCATTACCTTATCTCGTATTACGTGCCGAAGAAACTTCACCAGATCTATATGCAAGTATTGATTTGGTTGTTGATAAATTGGAACGTCAAATCCGCAAATTTAAAACAAAAATCAATCGCAAATCTCGTGAAACTGGTTTGAATACAGCAAATGCGGCGGTTATGTTCAATAATGAAGACGAAGAAGAAAATGAGTCTGAATTAGATATCGTGCGTACAAAACGCTTGTCATTGAAACCAATGGACAGCGAAGAAGCTGTTTTACAAATGAATATGTTAGGCCATAACTTTTTCATCTTTGAAGATGCAGAAACGAATGGTACAAGCATTGTTTACCGTCGTAAAGATGGCAAATATGGATTGATCGAAACTGATTGA
- a CDS encoding ComF family protein translates to MRCVYCKKTFSRNITISELLGLKKIARRCQECQFLFQRIQQESSHQCEGCQKVWTKQAIDQPDYCRDCLHWRTRYPDYRFCHRAFFRYDHAFRTWLKQYKFMGDILLAHTFSLELQELRKQYKSFVFCPIPLSTERISERGFNQVSELLRAAGLPFQELLIREKHHTPQSKKTREQRLITSQPFVYQPSTLKIKGENILLIDDVYTTGQTMFHAATCLLAQSPNKVQTFSLAR, encoded by the coding sequence ATGAGATGCGTATACTGTAAGAAAACATTTAGTAGAAATATAACAATTAGTGAATTGCTTGGACTGAAAAAAATAGCGAGACGTTGCCAGGAATGTCAATTTTTATTCCAACGAATACAACAGGAGAGTAGCCATCAGTGCGAAGGCTGCCAAAAAGTATGGACGAAACAGGCGATTGATCAACCTGACTATTGCCGAGATTGCTTGCATTGGCGTACGCGTTATCCTGACTATCGTTTTTGTCATCGTGCGTTCTTCCGCTATGATCACGCGTTCCGTACTTGGCTCAAACAATATAAATTCATGGGGGATATCCTGTTGGCACACACATTCAGCTTAGAGTTACAAGAATTACGAAAACAATATAAGTCGTTTGTTTTTTGTCCGATCCCATTGTCTACAGAAAGGATCAGCGAAAGGGGATTTAATCAAGTGAGTGAACTATTGAGAGCTGCTGGGCTTCCTTTTCAAGAATTGCTGATCAGAGAAAAACACCATACACCGCAATCTAAAAAAACAAGAGAGCAACGTTTGATTACGTCCCAACCATTTGTTTATCAGCCATCTACACTTAAAATCAAAGGGGAAAATATCTTACTGATCGATGATGTTTATACGACTGGCCAGACGATGTTCCATGCAGCGACCTGCCTATTGGCGCAGTCACCCAATAAAGTACAGACGTTCTCACTTGCTAGATAA
- a CDS encoding DEAD/DEAH box helicase — protein sequence MQAEDFFGRRLLTKEVYGNEHSYEKLNYVVVDAITIKKKQLYCNRCSQTTPLQTARLNASTYYCPHCLFLGRCDTLQQLYLFEQPNGKKRHINHCWEGQLTTLQQQISDDLCERSGEHLVWAVTGSGKTEMLYASIRKTLAKGRRVAIASPRIDVCQELYLRLSKVFPEETIRLLHGKLDEPDRYGSLVICTTHQLYRFYRAFALLVVDEVDAFPFVGDQGLAYAVETALQRNGQLIYLSATPDDQLLKKSRTAMTVHQLALRFHQRLLPEPKLLFWDQWANRCLHPKKNQRLCRLIQELVKENHVLLFCPSISLMEQLEKQLKKQLSCRMTSASSKDEARSSKVQNMREQHYDVFLTTMILERGVTFERISVVVLGADHPVFSKSSLVQIAGRADRKGGFTNSQVYFFYEEKTRAIAKACKEIKQMNKKGKEQRDEMRIL from the coding sequence ATGCAAGCGGAAGATTTTTTTGGGCGGCGATTATTAACTAAAGAAGTATATGGGAATGAACATTCTTATGAAAAATTGAACTATGTAGTGGTCGATGCAATCACAATAAAAAAGAAGCAGCTTTATTGCAATCGTTGCAGTCAAACGACCCCTTTGCAAACTGCAAGGCTCAATGCGTCTACCTACTACTGTCCCCACTGTCTGTTTTTGGGGCGTTGCGATACCCTGCAACAGCTCTACTTATTCGAACAACCAAATGGAAAGAAGCGTCATATAAATCACTGTTGGGAAGGTCAATTAACAACACTACAACAGCAAATTTCGGATGATCTATGTGAACGATCGGGTGAGCATTTGGTTTGGGCAGTTACCGGTTCAGGCAAGACGGAGATGCTTTACGCCAGTATCCGAAAGACCTTAGCTAAAGGTAGGAGAGTTGCTATCGCCTCACCAAGGATCGATGTTTGTCAGGAATTATACCTACGACTTAGCAAGGTCTTCCCAGAAGAAACGATCCGCCTGCTTCATGGGAAATTAGACGAACCTGATCGCTATGGTTCTTTAGTGATTTGTACGACGCATCAGTTGTATCGTTTTTACCGAGCATTTGCTCTTTTAGTAGTAGATGAAGTGGATGCTTTTCCATTTGTGGGGGATCAAGGGTTAGCTTATGCAGTGGAAACCGCGCTACAAAGAAATGGCCAACTGATATATTTAAGTGCGACACCCGATGACCAGTTATTGAAAAAAAGCCGAACAGCTATGACTGTTCATCAGTTGGCTTTACGCTTTCATCAACGATTATTGCCAGAACCGAAACTGCTTTTTTGGGATCAGTGGGCTAATCGCTGTTTACACCCAAAAAAGAATCAACGATTGTGTCGCTTGATCCAAGAGCTAGTCAAAGAAAACCATGTGCTATTGTTTTGCCCGAGTATCTCTTTAATGGAGCAATTGGAGAAACAATTAAAAAAACAATTGTCTTGTCGTATGACATCCGCCTCATCAAAAGATGAAGCACGTAGTAGCAAAGTCCAAAATATGAGAGAGCAACATTACGATGTGTTTTTGACAACGATGATCTTAGAGCGCGGGGTGACTTTTGAACGGATCTCAGTCGTTGTTTTAGGCGCCGATCATCCGGTATTCAGCAAATCATCACTGGTCCAAATTGCTGGACGTGCCGATCGAAAGGGAGGATTCACCAATAGTCAGGTCTATTTTTTCTATGAAGAAAAGACACGTGCTATCGCAAAGGCGTGTAAAGAAATCAAACAAATGAATAAAAAAGGAAAAGAGCAACGAGATGAGATGCGTATACTGTAA